Proteins from a single region of Paraburkholderia sp. PGU19:
- a CDS encoding PLP-dependent aminotransferase family protein has product MDTHTSYRYEQLAALIVGMIDNGALAPGVRLPSVRAVSEQHRISIATALQAYRLLEDRGILVARPQSGFYVAASPRSTLALPSPSRARTKASHVSVSGVVATLLEHASNPALVPLGCAFPDSALLQTKRLDLALARAARRQSARYNGYCPPHGEPRLRREIAKRAMRVGHALSPDDVIVTAGCTEALTLALTAVAKRGDTIAIESPTYFGLLHTIEVLGLKAFELPTHPTRGIDVGALAHLLDTEHVAACVLSSSFNNPLGSTMAEPDKLALLAVLARHAVPLIEDDVYGDIYFGRERPKPFAALEGGANTIYCSSFSKSLAPGYRIGWIAAGAYTQQLMERKLAFTLCGPALPQIALADFLESGAYDTHLRRIRRIFEQNLARMTRAIEATFPADTKVSRPAGGFMLWLELPRGFDSRELFEDALEQGICFAPGDVFSASRRFRNCLRLSAGHVWSERVEDGVRRLGRLAKAQLAR; this is encoded by the coding sequence ATGGACACGCACACTTCATACCGTTATGAGCAACTGGCCGCGCTCATCGTCGGCATGATCGACAACGGCGCGCTCGCGCCGGGCGTGCGGCTGCCTTCCGTGCGCGCCGTCAGCGAGCAGCACAGGATCAGTATCGCCACGGCGCTACAGGCGTACCGTCTGCTCGAAGATCGCGGCATTCTGGTCGCGCGGCCGCAGTCGGGCTTTTACGTCGCGGCCTCGCCGCGCAGCACACTCGCGTTGCCGTCGCCTTCCCGAGCGCGAACGAAAGCGTCGCACGTCTCGGTCAGCGGGGTCGTGGCGACGCTGCTCGAGCATGCGTCGAATCCCGCGCTCGTGCCGCTCGGTTGCGCCTTTCCCGACTCGGCGCTTCTGCAAACCAAGCGGCTCGACCTCGCGCTCGCGCGTGCCGCACGTCGACAAAGCGCGCGGTACAACGGCTATTGCCCACCACATGGCGAACCGCGCTTGCGCCGTGAAATCGCGAAGCGCGCGATGCGCGTCGGGCACGCGCTGTCGCCCGACGACGTGATCGTCACGGCAGGCTGCACCGAGGCGCTGACCCTCGCGCTCACCGCCGTCGCGAAGCGCGGCGATACGATCGCGATCGAGTCGCCCACCTACTTTGGACTGCTCCATACGATCGAAGTGCTGGGTCTGAAGGCTTTCGAGTTGCCGACCCACCCGACGCGCGGCATCGACGTCGGCGCGCTCGCACACCTGCTCGATACGGAACACGTCGCGGCCTGCGTGCTGTCGTCGAGTTTCAACAATCCGCTCGGCTCCACGATGGCCGAGCCCGACAAGCTGGCGCTTCTCGCGGTGCTTGCCCGGCATGCCGTGCCGCTGATCGAAGACGATGTCTACGGCGACATCTACTTCGGGCGCGAGCGGCCAAAGCCGTTCGCCGCGCTCGAAGGCGGTGCCAATACGATCTACTGCAGTTCGTTCTCGAAGAGTCTTGCGCCCGGATACCGGATCGGCTGGATCGCAGCGGGCGCCTATACGCAGCAGCTGATGGAGCGCAAGCTCGCGTTCACGCTCTGCGGCCCGGCCCTGCCGCAAATCGCGCTCGCGGACTTCCTGGAAAGCGGCGCCTACGACACGCACTTGCGCCGTATCCGCCGCATCTTCGAACAGAACCTCGCGCGCATGACGCGTGCGATCGAGGCAACCTTCCCCGCCGACACGAAAGTGAGCCGGCCAGCCGGCGGCTTTATGCTCTGGCTCGAACTGCCGAGAGGCTTCGATTCACGCGAACTCTTCGAGGACGCGCTCGAGCAAGGCATCTGCTTTGCGCCCGGTGATGTCTTCTCCGCGAGCCGGCGCTTTCGCAATTGCCTGAGACTGAGTGCCGGGCACGTCTGGAGCGAACGTGTCGAAGACGGCGTCCGACGTTTGGGCCGGCTTGCGAAGGCGCAGCTCGCGCGCTGA
- a CDS encoding YSC84-related protein, whose translation MHRRSFIRTGSAALAVSGLTLAGFTVTLRDALAESNSAKRQEIDAKVHATLSRLYETVKGSKELVGKANGVLVFPSVLKVGFVAGGEYGEGALHVGGKSVGYYSTVSGSFGLQAGAQSKAVIFLFMTHDALSKFRNSKGWSAGGEGSVALLKVGANGEIDTTTATAPVEAIVMTNAGLMGDVSLSGTKVSRLNI comes from the coding sequence ATGCACAGAAGAAGTTTTATACGGACGGGTAGCGCTGCGCTCGCAGTTTCGGGCCTTACGCTGGCGGGTTTCACGGTGACACTGCGCGACGCCCTCGCCGAGTCCAACTCGGCGAAACGGCAGGAAATCGACGCCAAGGTCCACGCGACCTTATCGCGCCTGTACGAGACAGTCAAAGGGTCGAAGGAACTGGTCGGCAAGGCGAACGGCGTTCTCGTGTTCCCATCCGTACTGAAGGTCGGCTTCGTCGCCGGAGGCGAATACGGCGAAGGCGCATTGCACGTAGGCGGGAAGTCGGTTGGCTACTACAGCACGGTGTCGGGCTCATTCGGCTTGCAGGCAGGCGCGCAATCGAAGGCCGTCATCTTCCTGTTCATGACGCATGATGCGCTCAGCAAGTTTCGCAATTCCAAAGGCTGGTCGGCCGGTGGGGAAGGGTCGGTCGCGCTGCTGAAGGTCGGCGCGAACGGCGAGATCGATACGACGACGGCCACCGCGCCCGTCGAAGCGATCGTGATGACCAATGCCGGGCTCATGGGTGACGTGTCGCTCTCAGGCACTAAGGTTTCGCGCCTGAATATCTGA
- a CDS encoding VIT1/CCC1 transporter family protein: MSNEREPLLDPIDRVSEIVFGVLMALSFTGALSVATAGRQEVRTMMFTALGCNLAWGLVDAVMCLIRTATERRRKVTLLARLRATQDKPEAHHLIKDALPQLFGSIVQPAALDELHRGMLTVSEPTVRLDGRDYAAAFGVFALVVLATFPVVIPFMFISQVMLALRISNTLAVVTLFICGFALGRYTGGRPLVSGLAMSGIGVALLAIIIALGG, from the coding sequence ATGTCAAACGAACGCGAACCTTTGCTTGACCCAATCGATAGAGTGAGCGAGATCGTCTTTGGTGTACTGATGGCACTGTCGTTTACAGGCGCCCTCAGCGTTGCGACCGCCGGCCGCCAGGAAGTCCGGACGATGATGTTCACCGCACTCGGCTGCAACCTCGCCTGGGGGCTCGTGGATGCCGTCATGTGTCTCATACGCACAGCAACTGAGCGACGCAGGAAGGTTACATTGCTGGCGCGGCTTCGGGCGACACAAGACAAGCCCGAAGCGCACCACTTGATTAAAGATGCGCTCCCGCAACTTTTCGGATCCATCGTCCAGCCTGCCGCGCTTGACGAACTGCACCGGGGGATGCTTACCGTAAGCGAGCCGACTGTCCGACTTGACGGAAGAGACTATGCCGCCGCATTCGGCGTATTCGCGCTCGTCGTCCTGGCGACTTTTCCGGTCGTGATTCCATTCATGTTTATTTCACAAGTCATGCTGGCATTGCGCATCTCGAACACACTGGCGGTTGTCACGCTCTTCATTTGCGGTTTTGCGCTCGGTCGCTACACCGGCGGAAGACCATTGGTGTCCGGTCTTGCAATGTCCGGAATTGGCGTCGCGTTGCTTGCGATCATCATCGCTTTAGGGGGCTGA
- a CDS encoding monovalent cation:proton antiporter-2 (CPA2) family protein, which yields MTKLLVDVVIFLASALIAVPVAVRLGFGAVLGYLVAGIMIGPWALKLVTDIDAILHFSELGIVLMMFVIGLEMRVDALWAMRRTIFGYGTMQMTVCAAALLGVFMMLGLPWRIALAGGLALSLSSTAMVMSELQERKLMDMPTGRAGFGILLFQDMAAIPLIALLPLLGPTVPTPAAEPGWLLALKALAMLGAIALAGRYLLHVVLRVITSIGVPEIFTAFALLWIVGISLLMESVHLSMSLGAFIAGVLLADSDYRHQVEVDMAPFKGLLLGLFFIAVGTSIDFGVLMREPVRVAVLVVALVGIKSIAQWLLANRFGVPPSQRGYFAILLSQGGEFAFVVMAASLAAGVIDQRQSSLVTLVVALSMVTTPLLLLVHRRLLQPFARPEVGEG from the coding sequence ATGACAAAGTTGCTGGTCGACGTGGTCATCTTTCTTGCGTCGGCGCTGATCGCCGTGCCGGTGGCAGTCCGCCTCGGCTTTGGGGCGGTACTGGGTTATCTGGTGGCGGGCATCATGATCGGCCCGTGGGCACTGAAGCTGGTGACCGACATCGACGCGATCCTCCACTTTTCCGAGTTGGGCATCGTGTTGATGATGTTCGTGATCGGACTTGAAATGCGGGTCGACGCCCTATGGGCGATGCGCCGCACCATCTTTGGCTACGGCACGATGCAGATGACCGTCTGTGCCGCGGCGTTGTTAGGGGTTTTCATGATGTTAGGGTTGCCCTGGCGGATTGCGTTGGCGGGCGGGCTTGCGCTCTCGCTGTCATCGACGGCAATGGTGATGTCCGAACTCCAGGAGCGCAAGTTAATGGACATGCCAACGGGCCGCGCCGGATTCGGCATTCTCCTGTTTCAGGACATGGCCGCTATCCCGCTGATTGCTCTCCTGCCGCTGCTTGGACCGACGGTGCCCACCCCCGCAGCGGAACCGGGTTGGCTCCTGGCTTTGAAAGCACTGGCCATGCTGGGTGCGATCGCGCTTGCCGGCCGCTATCTGTTGCATGTCGTGCTGCGCGTGATCACCAGCATTGGCGTTCCCGAGATTTTCACCGCGTTTGCCCTGCTCTGGATCGTAGGCATTTCATTGCTGATGGAGAGCGTTCATCTGTCGATGTCTCTAGGCGCCTTTATCGCAGGTGTACTGCTTGCGGATTCGGACTATCGCCACCAGGTCGAAGTCGACATGGCGCCCTTCAAGGGTTTGTTGCTCGGTTTGTTTTTCATCGCAGTGGGAACGTCAATCGATTTTGGTGTTTTGATGCGCGAGCCGGTACGTGTCGCGGTACTCGTCGTGGCACTGGTCGGTATCAAGTCGATCGCGCAGTGGCTTCTTGCGAATAGATTTGGCGTGCCGCCTTCGCAACGCGGCTACTTTGCGATTCTGCTGTCGCAAGGCGGCGAGTTCGCGTTTGTGGTGATGGCGGCTTCACTGGCTGCGGGTGTTATCGATCAGCGCCAGTCGTCTCTTGTCACGCTGGTCGTTGCGCTCTCGATGGTCACGACGCCGTTACTGTTGCTCGTGCATCGCAGGCTGTTGCAGCCATTTGCCCGTCCTGAGGTCGGAGAGGGATAG
- a CDS encoding DUF2955 domain-containing protein, which yields MANTLQLPGRRALRIATGTALCLALSFALDLPIPVVGPVFAVFLLATQNRPLSFKAGIAFALVVALTTGSGLLLVPLLRHYAFAGVMITGLMLFLAFRYGLRGGNNLVATFLVAGLTMISAAGTADFQSAVTVVGALVKGLVLAVVVSALVHQLFPEPISARMQPAAPVMPNNLAVRVALRAALVVMPIYLLAMTDPASYMPIIMKSVSLGRQSCTTTARSAARDLIGSTLLGGLLAVVFWFALRLFVDLWMFFLWMLLFGLLVGRKLYRISPTRYSPGFWLNSLVTMIILLGQSVQDSVAGKDVYSAFAVRMGLFLAVTLYACLMLQLFDRYSRTH from the coding sequence ATGGCAAACACACTCCAGCTCCCCGGCCGCCGCGCGCTGCGCATTGCCACAGGGACGGCACTCTGCCTCGCGCTCAGTTTCGCGCTGGACCTGCCGATTCCCGTGGTCGGGCCGGTGTTCGCCGTCTTTTTGCTGGCGACGCAAAACCGGCCGCTGTCGTTCAAGGCAGGCATTGCGTTCGCGCTGGTCGTCGCATTGACCACGGGCAGTGGCTTGCTCCTTGTTCCGCTGCTACGTCATTACGCGTTCGCTGGCGTCATGATCACGGGTCTTATGCTCTTTCTTGCCTTTCGCTACGGATTGCGCGGCGGGAACAATCTGGTCGCGACCTTTCTGGTGGCGGGACTGACGATGATCTCGGCAGCGGGCACAGCTGACTTCCAGTCGGCCGTGACGGTCGTTGGCGCACTGGTGAAGGGGCTCGTGCTTGCCGTGGTGGTGTCGGCCCTGGTCCACCAGCTGTTTCCCGAACCCATCAGCGCGCGGATGCAGCCTGCCGCGCCCGTCATGCCGAACAACCTGGCCGTACGCGTTGCGCTGCGCGCGGCGCTGGTGGTCATGCCCATCTACCTGCTCGCGATGACCGACCCGGCGAGCTACATGCCCATCATCATGAAGTCCGTCAGCCTCGGCAGACAGAGTTGCACCACGACAGCCCGCAGCGCGGCGCGCGATCTCATCGGCTCCACGTTGCTAGGCGGCCTGCTCGCGGTCGTGTTCTGGTTTGCACTGAGGCTCTTCGTGGACCTGTGGATGTTCTTCCTGTGGATGCTGCTGTTCGGTCTGCTGGTAGGGCGCAAGCTTTATCGCATCAGCCCGACGCGTTACTCGCCGGGCTTCTGGCTGAACAGCCTCGTCACGATGATCATCCTGCTCGGCCAGTCGGTGCAGGATAGCGTGGCAGGCAAGGACGTCTACAGTGCATTCGCGGTGCGCATGGGACTCTTTCTGGCTGTGACCCTCTACGCGTGTCTGATGCTTCAGCTTTTCGACCGCTACAGCCGCACACACTGA
- a CDS encoding HlyD family secretion protein: MSDTPESSHAAPTPAPSPDADPSGRAVKWIVGLIVVSLIWYLLADRFTPYTQQARVQAYVVPVAAEVSGRVTRVLVHNNQEVNAGDVLFEVDNDQYRIAADRARADLESTRRQVGASTAGIDSALASLRAAIANEIKARQDSDRLERLYREDEGTVSLRRLEVARATHEQAQSQVAAARAEVERAREQQGGLDAENAQLRSAAAAVQKAELDLADTRITARTGGVITDLRAEVGQFAAAGNPVMTLIAIGNVWVSADMTENNLGHLQPGTPVAIALDALPGEVFEGRVRSIGYGVSVGQSTPPGSLPTVQNSRDWLRPAQRFPVIVEFDPGERARLHNLRIGGQAEVMAFPSQGNPLNPLGRVFLRVMSWVSYLY, translated from the coding sequence ATGAGCGACACGCCCGAGTCCTCCCACGCCGCGCCGACGCCGGCACCGTCGCCCGACGCCGATCCATCGGGCAGGGCGGTGAAGTGGATCGTCGGCCTGATCGTCGTGAGCCTGATCTGGTATCTGCTTGCCGACCGCTTTACGCCATACACGCAACAGGCGCGTGTGCAGGCCTATGTCGTCCCCGTCGCCGCGGAAGTATCGGGACGGGTGACGCGCGTCCTCGTGCATAACAACCAGGAGGTCAACGCGGGCGACGTTCTTTTCGAAGTCGATAACGACCAATACCGTATTGCCGCCGATCGCGCGCGGGCCGACCTCGAGTCCACGCGCCGTCAGGTCGGCGCCAGCACGGCGGGCATCGATTCAGCGCTTGCCTCGCTGCGGGCGGCGATCGCAAACGAGATCAAGGCGCGGCAGGACAGCGACCGTCTGGAACGGCTGTACCGCGAAGACGAGGGCACGGTCTCGCTTCGACGCCTCGAGGTGGCGCGCGCGACCCACGAGCAGGCCCAAAGCCAGGTCGCCGCAGCGCGTGCCGAAGTGGAGCGTGCACGCGAGCAGCAGGGCGGTCTCGATGCAGAAAACGCGCAGTTGCGCAGCGCGGCGGCTGCCGTCCAGAAGGCCGAACTCGATCTGGCCGACACGCGGATCACGGCCCGCACGGGCGGCGTCATCACCGATCTGCGCGCCGAGGTCGGCCAGTTCGCGGCGGCGGGCAATCCCGTGATGACACTGATCGCGATCGGCAACGTGTGGGTCAGCGCCGATATGACTGAGAACAACCTGGGCCATCTCCAGCCCGGCACGCCTGTTGCGATCGCACTGGACGCACTGCCGGGTGAAGTCTTCGAAGGGCGGGTCCGCAGTATCGGTTATGGCGTGAGCGTGGGGCAGAGCACGCCACCCGGCAGTCTGCCCACCGTGCAGAACAGCCGCGACTGGCTGCGTCCCGCCCAGCGCTTTCCGGTGATCGTCGAGTTCGACCCGGGTGAGCGCGCACGTCTGCACAACCTCCGCATTGGCGGGCAGGCCGAGGTGATGGCGTTTCCGAGCCAGGGCAATCCGCTCAATCCGCTGGGCCGCGTGTTTCTGCGCGTGATGAGCTGGGTCTCCTACCTTTACTGA